In Bombus fervidus isolate BK054 chromosome 11, iyBomFerv1, whole genome shotgun sequence, a single genomic region encodes these proteins:
- the Sec13 gene encoding nuclear pore and COPII coat complex component secretory 13 produces the protein MVSVLNTVDTGHEDMIHDAEMDYYGLRLATCSSDNSVKIFDLKNGSQSLVADLKGHVGPVWQVTWAHPKFGNLLASCSYDRKVIIWKELGEWTKIYEHNGHDSSVNSVAWAPHEFGLILACGSSDGSVSILINNGDTWDTQKITNAHTIGCNAVSWCPAIEPSFDASGTQKNGPIKRLATGGCDNLVKIWKEEGDRWIEEDKLEAHSDWIRDVAWAPAVGPSKAALASCSQDRRVIVWTSNDYTSWTPTILNVFDDVIWNVSWSLTGGILAVSGGDNKVSLWRENTEGQWTCISETNKGQGNLNNTEQRAL, from the exons ATGGTATCAGTTTTGAATACGGTTGATACCGGTCATGAAGATATGATTCACGATGCAGAAATGGATTATTATGGTTTGAGGTTAGCAACTTGTTCCAGTGACAACTCGGTTAAAAtctttgatttaaaaaatggttCACAAAGTTTAGTAGCCGATCTTAAGGGTCATGTTGGACCTGTATGGCAAGTTACTTGGGCACATCCTAAATTTGGAAATCTTTTAGCATCTTGTAGTTACGATCG AAAAGTAATCATTTGGAAAGAATTAGGAGAATGGACCAAGATTTATGAACACAATGGTCATGATTCCTCTGTTAACTCAGTGGCTTGGGCACCACATGAATTTGGCTTAATCTTAGCCTGTGGCAGCTCTGATGGTTCAGTGTCCATACTTATTAATAATGGAGATACATGGGATacacaaaaaattacaaatgccCATACCATTGGATGCAACGCGGTGAGTTGGTGTCCTGCTATTGAACCAAGCTTTGATGCTAGTGGAACACAAAAAAATGGACCAATAAAGAGATTAGCCACAGGAGGTTGTGACAATTTAGTTAAAATTTGGAAAGAAGAAGGTGATAGGTGGATCGAAGAAGACAAACTTGAAGCACATAGTGATTGG ATAAGGGATGTTGCGTGGGCACCAGCAGTTGGACCATCCAAAGCAGCTTTGGCTTCCTGTTCACAAGATCGTCGTGTAATTGTATGGACCTCCAATGATTATACTAGTTGGACACCAACCATTCTTAATGTTTTTGACGATGTCATTTGGAATGTTAGTTGGTCGTTAACTGGAGGTATATTAGCTGTTAGTGGTGGAGATAATAAAGTATCTCTTTGGCGTGAAAATACAGAAGGTCAATGGACCTGTATTTCTGAGACAAATAAAGGTCAAGGAAATCTTAATAACACGGAACAACGTGCACTATaa